From Scatophagus argus isolate fScaArg1 chromosome 2, fScaArg1.pri, whole genome shotgun sequence, a single genomic window includes:
- the syngr2b gene encoding synaptogyrin-2b — protein sequence MEETGGPSAYGASLAGGGFDFYKFIRQPQTIVRLLSWIFAMVVFACITTEGYINPPHTSEAKCIFNQNDSACHYAVGIGVIAFLACVAFLILDVYMPFMSNAQERKYAVMADLGFSGVWTFLWFVCFCLLASQWGRTHDIRGVPMDAARATVSFSFFSIATWGILTYFALGRFRRGVHEVTIPTYTEPPDHHTPYPPTYAPSSYNPTTYTPTTYTTYPSSVPDMQQQPFTSNPQPQGDTGYQPPKY from the exons ATGGAGGAGACGGGCGGTCCAAGTGCGTACGGGGCTTCGCTCGCAGGAGGAGGCTTCGACTTCTACAAGTTTATCCGACAACCGCAAACCATCGTGCGCCTGCTGAGCTGG ATATTCGCCATGGTGGTGTTTGCCTGCATCACAACAGAGGGATACATCAACCCTCCCCACACCTCTGAGGCAAAGTGCATCTTCAACCAGAATGACTCGGCATGTCATTATGCTGTTGGCATTGGAGTGATTGCCTTCCTGGCATGTGTGGCCTTTCTGATCTTGGATGTTTACATGCCTTTTATGAGCAACGCACAGGAAAGGAAGTATGCTGTCATGGCAGACCTGGGATTCTCAG GGGTGTGGACCTTcctgtggtttgtgtgtttctgtctgttggcCAGTCAGTGGGGTCGCACTCATGACATCAGAGGTGTCCCGATGGACGCTGCACGCGCCACTGTGTCCTTCTCATTCTTCTCTATCGCCACATGG GGAATCCTGACCTATTTTGCCCTGGGTCGTTTCCGTCGTGGTGTTCATGAAGTTACCATCCCAACCTACACGGAGCCACCAGATCACCACACCCCCTACCCTCCAACCTATGCACCCAGCTCCTACAACCCCACCACCTACACCCCTACCACTTACACAACCTATCCTAGCAGCGTTCCCgacatgcagcagcagccattCACCTCAAACCCCCAGCCGCAAGGAGACACTGGCTACCAGCCGCCCAAATACTGA
- the si:dkey-93h22.7 gene encoding platelet endothelial cell adhesion molecule isoform X1, with amino-acid sequence MYSCTKGISFSSRMFPSLFVVILGLCYCSEENSESSLGIPRLYGPSEALVKTIAEFNCELLTYPDGEPVLLQLFKVGNRDNLLAEYTSLDGEIAAFPMIIKLHHEGNLECVAQLQNNSNVEPTVSNIHHLRVVEPVRGAWIEVLSGRVEFFEGETLELRCKVSAGNHVSYKWLLNDQLVTHSHVHGEFLVINRTTSKDSGSYMCVATNIFNKTKVFNSSSTEIITVKDMVSRPDISFTVSKEDSLNYSAMVTCQSTKGTPPITFSICNMTELVASTITQERNAKFKVPLVLGEHLGWLQCQARNADQTAYSAWIRLEVVPVSGPVMIHYDYDFGENYAVTIVRFYCKAAEGSLPRYQWFLNKTLLHDRGSFYYVDHQPPEQSILVLSVSRSSAGTYHCEVSDSFDNTTAINSKRWYLDKEELNRLPVLVVVVVFGCFTALLLVVTICCWVGVVFRRRRYGGKSLVALEMDRMVDAGEPDLKDFTDDADVVKTASDVEFDQASEASVDEWPQIEEEKTTIEDEPAEEP; translated from the exons GAAAACCATTGCAGAATTTAATTGTGAACTGCTGACCTACCCAGATGGTGAGCCTGTCCTGCTGCAGTTATTCAA GGTGGGTAATCGTGACAATTTGCTGGCTGAATACACCTCCCTGGATGGGGAAATTGCAGCCTTCCCCATGATAATCAAACTTCACCATGAGGGCAACCTGGAGTGTGTGGCTCAACTGCAGAACAACTCCAATGTAGAGCCCACTGTCAGCAACATACACCACCTGAGGGTTGTTG AACCAGTGAGAGGTGCATGGATTGAAGTCCTTTCAGGTCGAGTGGAATTCTTTGAAGGAGAGACTCTGGAGCTACGCTGTAAAGTTTCTGCTGGAAATCATGTCTCCTACAAGTGGCTGCTGAATGATCAGCTTGTCACTCATTCTCATGTCCACGGTGAATTTCTCGTCATCAACAG AACTACTTCTAAAGACAGTGGCTCCTACATGTGTGTGGCCACCAACAtcttcaacaaaacaaaggtcTTCAACTCCAGTAGCACTGAAATAATCACGGTGAAAG ACATGGTGTCACGCCCTGACATCTCCTTCACAGTGTCAAAGGAGGATTCCCTCAACTATTCTGCTATGGTCACCTGTCAGTCAACAAAAGGGACTCCGCCTATCACCTTTTCAATTTGCAACATGACAGAACTGGTTGCCAGTACAATAACTCAAGAGAGAAATGCCAAATTTAAGGTTCCATTGGTCTTGGGCGAGCACTTGGGATGGTTGCAATGCCAGGCAAGGAATGCAGACCAGACAGCTTACAGTGCATGGATTCGCCTAGAAGTTG TCCCGGTTAGTGGTCCTGTGATGATACATTATGACTATGACTTTGGAGAAAACTATGCTGTGACTATCGTGAGGTTCTACTGCAAGGCGGCAGAGGGATCTCTTCCACGGTACCAGTGGTTCCTCAACAAAACCCTTCTACATGACAGAGGAAGCTTCTACTATGTGGACCACCAGCCTCCGGAGCAGTCTATACTGGTGTTGTCTGTAAGCAGAAGCAGTGCTGGGACGTACCACTGTGAGGTGTCTGACAGCTTTGACAATACCACTGCCATAAATAGCAAAAGGTGGTATTTGGATAAAGAAG aGCTGAATCGTCTCCCCGTACTGGTGGTGGTAGTTGTCTTTGGATGTTTCACGGCCCTGCTCCTCGTGGTCACCATTTGTTGCTGGGTTGGAGTGGTGTTCA GACGAAGGCGGTATGGAGGGAAGTCTCT GGTGGCCTTGGAGATGGACAGAATGGTGGATGCTGGCGAGCCG GATTTGAAAGACTTCACTGACGACGCTGATGTGGTGAAGACAGCAAGCGATGTTGAATTTGATCAG GCATCGGAAGCCTCTGTGGACGAATGGCCTCAGATTGAGGAAGAGAAGACGACGATTGAAGATGAACCAGCTGAGGAGCCCTGA
- the si:dkey-93h22.7 gene encoding Fc receptor-like protein 3 isoform X2, which produces MYSCTKGISFSSRMFPSLFVVILGLCYCSEENSESSLGIPRLYGPSEALVKTIAEFNCELLTYPDGEPVLLQLFKAGNRDNFLAEYTSLDGEIAAFPMIIKLHYEGNLECVARLRNNSNVEPTVSNIHHLRVVEPVRDARIEVLSGRVEFFEGETLELRCKVSAGNHVSYKWLLNDQLVSHSHVHGEILVINRTTSKDSGSYMCVATNIFNKTKVFNSSSTEIITVKDMVSHPDISFTVSKEDSHSYSAMVTCQSTKGTPPITFSIYMTELVASTITQERNAKFKVPLVLGEHLGWLQCQARNADQTAYSAWIRLEVVPVSGPVMIHYDYDFGENYAVTIVRFYCKAAEGSLPRYQWFLNKTLLHDRGSFYYVDHQPPEQSILVLSVSRSSAGTYHCEVSDSFDNTTAINSKRWYLDKEELNRLPVLVVVVVFGCFTALLLVVTICCWVGVVFRRRRYGGKSLVALEMDRMVDAGEPDLKDFTDDADVVKTASDVEFDQASEASVDEWPQIEEEKTTIEDEPAEEP; this is translated from the exons GAAAACCATTGCAGAATTTAATTGTGAACTGCTGACCTACCCAGATGGTGAGCCTGTCCTGCTGCAGTTATTCAA GGCGGGTAATCGTGACAATTTTCTGGCTGAATACACCTCCCTGGATGGGGAAATTGCAGCCTTCCCCATGATAATCAAACTTCACTATGAGGGAAACCTGGAGTGTGTGGCCCGACTGCGGAACAACTCCAATGTAGAGCCCACTGTCAGCAACATACACCACCTGAGGGTTGTTG AACCAGTGAGAGATGCACGGATTGAAGTCCTTTCAGGTCGAGTGGAATTCTTTGAAGGAGAGACTCTGGAGCTACGCTGTAAAGTTTCTGCTGGAAATCATGTCTCCTACAAGTGGCTGCTGAATGATCAGCTTGTCTCTCATTCTCATGTCCACGGTGAAATTCTCGTCATCAACAG AACTACTTCTAAAGACAGCGGCTCCTACATGTGTGTGGCCACCAACAtcttcaacaaaacaaaggtcTTCAACTCCAGTAGCACTGAAATAATCACGGTGAAAG ACATGGTGTCACACCCTGACATCTCCTTCACAGTGTCAAAGGAGGATTCCCACAGCTATTCTGCCATGGTCACCTGTCAGTCAACAAAAGGGACTCCGCCTATCACCTTTTCAATTTACATGACAGAACTGGTTGCCAGTACAATAACTCAAGAGAGAAATGCCAAATTTAAGGTTCCATTGGTCTTGGGCGAGCACTTGGGATGGTTGCAATGCCAGGCAAGGAATGCAGACCAGACAGCTTACAGTGCATGGATTCGCCTAGAAGTTG TCCCGGTTAGTGGTCCTGTGATGATACATTATGACTATGACTTTGGAGAAAACTATGCTGTGACTATCGTGAGGTTCTACTGCAAGGCGGCAGAGGGATCTCTTCCACGGTACCAGTGGTTCCTCAACAAAACCCTTCTACATGACAGAGGAAGCTTCTACTATGTGGACCACCAGCCTCCGGAGCAGTCTATACTGGTGTTGTCTGTAAGCAGAAGCAGTGCTGGGACGTACCACTGTGAGGTGTCTGACAGCTTTGACAATACCACTGCCATAAATAGCAAAAGGTGGTATTTGGATAAAGAAG aGCTGAATCGTCTCCCCGTACTGGTGGTGGTAGTTGTCTTTGGATGTTTCACGGCCCTGCTCCTCGTGGTCACCATTTGTTGCTGGGTTGGAGTGGTGTTCA GACGAAGGCGGTATGGAGGGAAGTCTCT GGTGGCCTTGGAGATGGACAGAATGGTGGATGCTGGCGAGCCG GATTTGAAAGACTTCACTGACGACGCTGATGTGGTGAAGACAGCAAGCGATGTTGAATTTGATCAG GCATCGGAAGCCTCTGTGGACGAATGGCCTCAGATTGAGGAAGAGAAGACGACGATTGAAGATGAACCAGCTGAGGAGCCCTGA
- the si:dkey-93h22.7 gene encoding Fc receptor-like protein 3 isoform X3, producing the protein MYSCTKGISFSSRMFPSLFVVILGLCYCSEENSESSLGIPRLYGPSEALVKTIAEFNCELLTYPDGEPVLLQLFKAGNRDNFLAEYTSLDGEIAAFPMIIKLHYEGNLECVARLRNNSNVEPTVSNIHHLRVVEPVRDARIEVLSGRVEFFEGETLELRCKVSAGNHVSYKWLLNDQLVSHSHVHGEILVINRTTSKDSGSYMCVATNIFNKTKVFNSSSTEIITVKDMVSHPDISFTVSKEDSHSYSAMVTCQSTKGTPPITFSIYMTELVASTITQERNAKFKVPLVLGEHLGWLQCQARNADQTAYSAWIRLEVEPVRGAWIEVLSGRVEFFEGETLELRCKVSAGNHVSYKWLLNDQLVTHSHVHGEFLVINRTTSKDSGSYMCVATNIFNKTKVFNSSSTEIITVKDMVSRPDISFTVSKEDSLNYSAMVTCQSTKGTPPITFSICNMTELVASTITQERNAKFKVPLVLGEHLGWLQCQARNADQTAYSAWIRLEVVPVSGPVMIHYDYDFGENYAVTIVRFYCKAAEGSLPRYQWFLNKTLLHDRGSFYYVDHQPPEQSILVLSVSRSSAGTYHCEVSDSFDNTTAINSKRWYLDKEELNRLPVLVVVVVFGCFTALLLVVTICCWVGVVFRRRRYGGKSLVALEMDRMVDAGEPDLKDFTDDADVVKTASDVEFDQASEASVDEWPQIEEEKTTIEDEPAEEP; encoded by the exons GAAAACCATTGCAGAATTTAATTGTGAACTGCTGACCTACCCAGATGGTGAGCCTGTCCTGCTGCAGTTATTCAA GGCGGGTAATCGTGACAATTTTCTGGCTGAATACACCTCCCTGGATGGGGAAATTGCAGCCTTCCCCATGATAATCAAACTTCACTATGAGGGAAACCTGGAGTGTGTGGCCCGACTGCGGAACAACTCCAATGTAGAGCCCACTGTCAGCAACATACACCACCTGAGGGTTGTTG AACCAGTGAGAGATGCACGGATTGAAGTCCTTTCAGGTCGAGTGGAATTCTTTGAAGGAGAGACTCTGGAGCTACGCTGTAAAGTTTCTGCTGGAAATCATGTCTCCTACAAGTGGCTGCTGAATGATCAGCTTGTCTCTCATTCTCATGTCCACGGTGAAATTCTCGTCATCAACAG AACTACTTCTAAAGACAGCGGCTCCTACATGTGTGTGGCCACCAACAtcttcaacaaaacaaaggtcTTCAACTCCAGTAGCACTGAAATAATCACGGTGAAAG ACATGGTGTCACACCCTGACATCTCCTTCACAGTGTCAAAGGAGGATTCCCACAGCTATTCTGCCATGGTCACCTGTCAGTCAACAAAAGGGACTCCGCCTATCACCTTTTCAATTTACATGACAGAACTGGTTGCCAGTACAATAACTCAAGAGAGAAATGCCAAATTTAAGGTTCCATTGGTCTTGGGCGAGCACTTGGGATGGTTGCAATGCCAGGCAAGGAATGCAGACCAGACAGCTTACAGTGCATGGATTCGCCTAGAAGTTG AACCAGTGAGAGGTGCATGGATTGAAGTCCTTTCAGGTCGAGTGGAATTCTTTGAAGGAGAGACTCTGGAGCTACGCTGTAAAGTTTCTGCTGGAAATCATGTCTCCTACAAGTGGCTGCTGAATGATCAGCTTGTCACTCATTCTCATGTCCACGGTGAATTTCTCGTCATCAACAG AACTACTTCTAAAGACAGTGGCTCCTACATGTGTGTGGCCACCAACAtcttcaacaaaacaaaggtcTTCAACTCCAGTAGCACTGAAATAATCACGGTGAAAG ACATGGTGTCACGCCCTGACATCTCCTTCACAGTGTCAAAGGAGGATTCCCTCAACTATTCTGCTATGGTCACCTGTCAGTCAACAAAAGGGACTCCGCCTATCACCTTTTCAATTTGCAACATGACAGAACTGGTTGCCAGTACAATAACTCAAGAGAGAAATGCCAAATTTAAGGTTCCATTGGTCTTGGGCGAGCACTTGGGATGGTTGCAATGCCAGGCAAGGAATGCAGACCAGACAGCTTACAGTGCATGGATTCGCCTAGAAGTTG TCCCGGTTAGTGGTCCTGTGATGATACATTATGACTATGACTTTGGAGAAAACTATGCTGTGACTATCGTGAGGTTCTACTGCAAGGCGGCAGAGGGATCTCTTCCACGGTACCAGTGGTTCCTCAACAAAACCCTTCTACATGACAGAGGAAGCTTCTACTATGTGGACCACCAGCCTCCGGAGCAGTCTATACTGGTGTTGTCTGTAAGCAGAAGCAGTGCTGGGACGTACCACTGTGAGGTGTCTGACAGCTTTGACAATACCACTGCCATAAATAGCAAAAGGTGGTATTTGGATAAAGAAG aGCTGAATCGTCTCCCCGTACTGGTGGTGGTAGTTGTCTTTGGATGTTTCACGGCCCTGCTCCTCGTGGTCACCATTTGTTGCTGGGTTGGAGTGGTGTTCA GACGAAGGCGGTATGGAGGGAAGTCTCT GGTGGCCTTGGAGATGGACAGAATGGTGGATGCTGGCGAGCCG GATTTGAAAGACTTCACTGACGACGCTGATGTGGTGAAGACAGCAAGCGATGTTGAATTTGATCAG GCATCGGAAGCCTCTGTGGACGAATGGCCTCAGATTGAGGAAGAGAAGACGACGATTGAAGATGAACCAGCTGAGGAGCCCTGA